In a genomic window of Dyadobacter fermentans DSM 18053:
- a CDS encoding S9 family peptidase has protein sequence MHGDKRNDEYYWMGDFFREGPDSEQVVEYLNAENAYTDTMMAGTAKFQEQLFAEMKGRIKEKDESVPVFSNGYWYYTRSEEGEQYFKYCRKRGSLEAPEEILLDIDEMAEGHPYYSAVGFNVSPDNKLLAYGVDTVSRRQYTIYIKNLETGEHFDDKIYPASGGSEWGNDNKTLFYTATNPKTLLSEKIKRHTLGTDAKKDVVVYNEKDKSNYIGVGKTKSEKYIVITSSATMSSEYLILDADKPEGQFEVFQPRMKDVLYDVDHQGDKFLIVTNKDALNFRLMETPLNKTGVENWKEVIPNRADVLLEGIDVFKDYLVITERKNGLLQLRIRDVASQAEHYVDFGEPAYTAYAGSNPEYNSSKLRYVYTSLTTPGSVYDYDMQSREKDLKKRQEVVGGYDPGEYVTERLYATVRDGVKVPISVVYKKDTPKSPETPLLMYAYGSYGNSMDASFSSTRLSLLNRGFIYALVHIRGGQEMGRKWYEDGKMFKKKNTFNDFIDCAEFLIREKYTSPAHLYAEGGSAGGLLMGAISNMRPELWHGIIADVPFVDVVTTMLDESIPLTTNEFDEWGNPKSKESYDYMKSYSPYDNVERKAYPNMLITTGLHDSQVQYFEPAKWVARLRTHKTDNNVLLLKTNMEAGHGGASGRFDYLKEIALQFAFMFALEGVGE, from the coding sequence ATGCATGGCGACAAGCGCAACGATGAATATTACTGGATGGGCGACTTCTTCCGCGAAGGCCCCGACAGCGAGCAGGTCGTCGAATACCTGAATGCAGAGAACGCTTACACCGACACGATGATGGCCGGCACGGCAAAATTTCAGGAGCAGCTTTTCGCGGAAATGAAAGGCCGGATCAAGGAGAAGGACGAATCGGTGCCGGTGTTCAGCAATGGATATTGGTACTACACCCGCAGCGAGGAGGGAGAACAGTATTTCAAATATTGCCGCAAAAGGGGCTCGCTCGAAGCGCCCGAAGAAATCCTGCTCGACATCGATGAAATGGCGGAAGGGCATCCGTATTACTCGGCCGTCGGTTTCAATGTGAGTCCGGATAACAAGCTACTGGCCTACGGTGTCGACACCGTTTCACGGCGGCAGTACACCATTTACATTAAGAACCTGGAAACGGGGGAGCATTTTGACGACAAAATTTACCCGGCCAGCGGCGGTTCCGAATGGGGAAATGATAACAAAACGCTATTCTACACGGCCACCAATCCGAAGACGCTGCTCAGCGAGAAAATCAAACGCCATACACTCGGCACGGACGCCAAGAAGGACGTAGTGGTTTATAACGAGAAGGATAAAAGCAACTATATCGGCGTTGGGAAGACGAAGTCGGAGAAATACATTGTGATCACATCGTCGGCCACGATGTCGTCCGAGTACCTGATCCTCGACGCGGACAAGCCCGAGGGCCAGTTTGAAGTGTTTCAGCCACGCATGAAGGATGTGCTGTACGATGTGGACCACCAGGGCGACAAGTTCCTCATCGTAACGAACAAGGACGCGCTGAATTTCAGGCTGATGGAAACGCCATTAAACAAAACCGGCGTTGAAAACTGGAAAGAAGTGATCCCGAACCGCGCGGATGTGCTGCTGGAAGGAATAGACGTTTTTAAGGATTACCTCGTGATCACCGAGCGCAAAAATGGCCTGTTGCAGCTTCGTATCCGCGATGTGGCCAGCCAGGCAGAGCATTACGTGGATTTCGGCGAACCCGCCTACACCGCCTATGCCGGCTCAAATCCGGAATATAACAGTTCGAAACTTCGCTACGTTTACACGTCCCTCACAACGCCGGGCTCGGTGTATGATTATGACATGCAAAGCCGTGAAAAAGACCTGAAAAAGCGGCAGGAAGTGGTAGGAGGGTACGATCCGGGCGAATATGTGACGGAACGTTTGTATGCCACCGTGCGCGACGGCGTGAAAGTGCCCATTTCGGTGGTGTACAAAAAGGATACGCCCAAGAGCCCTGAAACGCCGCTGCTCATGTACGCCTACGGCTCGTATGGCAACAGCATGGATGCTTCGTTCAGCAGCACGCGACTGAGCCTGCTCAATCGTGGATTTATATACGCCCTCGTGCATATACGCGGCGGCCAGGAAATGGGGCGCAAGTGGTATGAAGACGGTAAGATGTTTAAAAAGAAGAATACCTTCAACGATTTCATCGACTGCGCCGAGTTCCTTATCCGTGAAAAATACACTTCTCCGGCACATTTGTATGCCGAAGGCGGCAGCGCCGGAGGGCTCCTCATGGGCGCGATCAGCAACATGCGGCCGGAACTTTGGCACGGCATCATCGCGGACGTGCCGTTTGTGGACGTGGTGACCACCATGCTGGATGAAAGCATTCCATTGACAACCAATGAGTTCGATGAATGGGGTAACCCGAAGAGCAAAGAATCCTACGACTACATGAAGTCCTATTCGCCGTACGATAATGTAGAAAGAAAGGCATATCCCAACATGCTCATCACCACGGGCCTACACGACAGCCAGGTGCAATATTTCGAGCCCGCCAAATGGGTAGCCCGCCTGCGAACGCACAAAACCGACAACAATGTGCTGCTCCTGAAAACAAACATGGAAGCCGGCCACGGCGGCGCCTCCGGCCGGTTCGATTACTTGAAGGAAATCGCCTTGCAGTTCGCATTTATGTTCGCGCTGGAAGGCGTTGGGGAATGA
- the polA gene encoding DNA polymerase I: MEKPIHKLFLLDAMALIYRAHFAFIKAPRITSKGLNTSAVFGFTNTLLEVLQKEKPTHIGVAFDTAAPTFRHVQFEAYKAQREAQPEDITVAIPLVKRLLRGMCIPILELDGYEADDIIGTIAKEASREGFEVYMMTPDKDYGQLVEQYIHIYKPAFLGKGAEVLGVQQILDRWQIQRIDQVIDILGLMGDAVDNIPGIPGVGEKTAQKLIQEYDTIENLITHAGEIKGKLGEKIRENFDKAVLSKQLATIDCKVPVPFDAEDLTICSPNAELIAELFDELEFKTLKTRILGGQPGGSAGALSPRPASAQAPARKNAKGQLDIFGNPTEEIGQQPAAVSGDLADGELTEDTSEIRIPTSKRTIDNTFHRYHTVDTPELMTSLAHYLSLQDAFCFDTETTSLDTTDAELVGLSFSYLAGEAFYIPVPADRQQAEEIVGYFRAVFENENIEKIGQNIKYDMLVLKNYGIEVHGKLSDTMLAHYLLEPDKRHGMDILAASYLNYEPVSITSLIGKKGGKQGNMRDVAIPEITQYAGEDADITFQLHSIFSRELPKVNAAKLFNEVEMPLTKVLASMENTGVRLDINALKEMSAVLESDLRQTESEIYEAAGQSFNISSPKQLGEVLFEKMKLIEKPKKTKTGQYATGEEILSDLEANHLIARKILDYRELQKLKSTYVDALPTMVSSRTGRIHTSYNQAVAATGRLSSTNPNLQNIPIRTPRGREIRKAFVPDSADFQILSADYSQIELRIMAAFSGDASMTEAFNQGRDIHATTASKVFQVPLEEVTSDMRRKSKMVNFGIIYGISAFGLAQRLGIPRGEASEIIRAYFEEFPAVKGYMDKVVNDAREREYVETILGRRRYLPDINSRNQTNRGYAERNAINAPIQGSAADMIKVAMINIHDFMAKEKLKSRMILQVHDELVFDAHYSEIDLLKERVDELMRNAIPMAVRMETGIGVGANWLEAH; this comes from the coding sequence ATGGAAAAACCCATTCATAAGCTGTTCCTGCTGGACGCTATGGCCTTGATTTACAGGGCACATTTCGCGTTCATCAAGGCGCCGCGCATCACTTCAAAGGGACTGAATACCAGCGCCGTTTTCGGCTTTACCAACACACTGCTGGAAGTACTGCAAAAAGAGAAACCTACCCATATCGGCGTTGCATTCGATACCGCCGCGCCGACATTCCGCCATGTGCAGTTTGAAGCCTACAAGGCGCAGCGCGAGGCGCAGCCGGAGGATATTACCGTAGCGATCCCACTCGTGAAGCGGCTTTTGCGCGGTATGTGCATTCCCATTCTCGAACTCGACGGCTACGAGGCAGATGACATCATCGGCACCATTGCCAAGGAGGCTTCGCGGGAAGGTTTCGAGGTTTACATGATGACGCCCGACAAGGATTACGGGCAATTGGTCGAACAATACATTCACATTTACAAACCCGCATTCCTCGGCAAAGGCGCCGAAGTGCTGGGCGTGCAGCAAATACTCGACCGCTGGCAGATCCAGCGCATCGACCAGGTGATCGACATTCTCGGATTGATGGGCGACGCGGTCGACAACATTCCGGGCATTCCGGGCGTTGGCGAAAAAACGGCACAGAAACTCATCCAGGAATACGACACGATCGAAAACCTGATCACACATGCCGGCGAAATCAAAGGGAAACTCGGTGAAAAAATCCGTGAAAACTTCGATAAAGCGGTGCTTAGCAAGCAGCTTGCAACGATCGATTGCAAAGTGCCGGTGCCATTTGATGCCGAAGATCTCACCATTTGCTCACCCAATGCGGAACTGATCGCAGAGCTTTTCGATGAACTCGAATTCAAAACACTCAAAACCCGCATCCTGGGCGGCCAGCCAGGCGGTTCCGCAGGAGCACTAAGTCCGCGCCCAGCAAGCGCGCAGGCTCCCGCACGCAAAAACGCCAAAGGCCAACTCGACATTTTCGGTAATCCAACGGAAGAAATCGGCCAGCAACCGGCGGCTGTGAGCGGCGACCTTGCAGATGGTGAACTCACCGAAGACACGTCCGAAATCCGCATTCCGACATCCAAAAGGACGATCGACAATACTTTCCACCGCTACCACACGGTGGACACCCCGGAACTGATGACGAGCCTGGCGCATTACCTGAGCTTGCAGGACGCATTCTGCTTCGACACCGAAACCACCTCGCTCGATACGACGGACGCCGAGCTTGTAGGGCTGTCGTTTTCGTACCTGGCCGGCGAGGCTTTCTACATTCCCGTGCCCGCCGACCGTCAGCAAGCCGAGGAGATTGTAGGGTATTTCAGGGCGGTTTTTGAGAATGAAAACATTGAAAAAATCGGGCAGAACATCAAGTACGACATGCTCGTGCTGAAAAACTACGGCATCGAAGTGCACGGCAAGCTGAGCGATACCATGCTCGCCCATTACCTGCTCGAACCGGATAAGCGCCACGGCATGGACATTCTTGCCGCTTCCTACCTGAACTACGAACCGGTGTCGATCACGTCGCTGATCGGCAAAAAAGGCGGGAAACAGGGCAATATGCGCGACGTCGCTATTCCCGAAATCACGCAGTATGCCGGAGAGGATGCCGATATTACGTTCCAGCTGCATTCGATTTTCAGTCGGGAATTACCCAAAGTGAATGCGGCGAAGCTGTTCAACGAAGTGGAAATGCCGCTCACGAAAGTGCTGGCTTCTATGGAAAATACCGGCGTGCGGCTGGACATCAATGCATTGAAGGAAATGTCGGCCGTGCTCGAATCCGACCTTCGGCAAACCGAGTCGGAGATTTACGAAGCGGCCGGTCAATCGTTCAACATCAGCTCGCCCAAGCAGCTCGGAGAAGTTCTCTTCGAGAAAATGAAGCTGATTGAAAAGCCTAAAAAAACCAAAACAGGGCAATACGCGACAGGCGAAGAAATCCTCTCCGATCTGGAAGCCAACCACCTGATCGCACGCAAAATACTCGACTACCGCGAGTTACAGAAACTCAAATCCACTTACGTAGATGCATTACCGACGATGGTAAGCAGCCGCACCGGCCGCATTCACACGTCTTACAACCAGGCCGTTGCAGCCACGGGGCGGCTCAGTTCCACCAACCCAAACCTGCAAAACATCCCGATACGCACGCCGCGCGGCCGAGAGATCCGCAAGGCATTTGTGCCTGATTCCGCAGATTTCCAGATCCTTTCCGCGGATTACTCGCAGATCGAATTGCGCATTATGGCGGCATTCAGCGGCGACGCGAGTATGACGGAAGCGTTCAACCAGGGCCGCGACATCCACGCTACCACGGCCAGCAAGGTGTTCCAGGTGCCATTGGAAGAAGTGACTTCGGACATGCGCCGGAAATCTAAAATGGTCAATTTCGGTATCATTTACGGCATTTCGGCATTCGGCCTTGCACAGCGCCTGGGCATCCCGCGCGGGGAAGCGAGCGAGATCATCCGCGCCTATTTCGAAGAATTCCCGGCCGTGAAAGGTTACATGGACAAAGTCGTGAACGACGCCCGCGAGCGCGAATATGTAGAAACGATCCTGGGCCGCCGCCGCTATCTGCCGGATATCAACTCCCGCAACCAGACCAACCGCGGCTACGCCGAACGAAACGCCATCAACGCCCCGATCCAGGGCTCGGCCGCCGACATGATCAAAGTCGCGATGATCAACATCCACGACTTCATGGCAAAAGAAAAGCTCAAATCGCGGATGATCCTGCAAGTGCATGACGAACTCGTCTTCGACGCGCATTACAGCGAAATCGACCTCCTGAAAGAACGGGTGGACGAACTGATGCGAAACGCAATCCCGATGGCCGTTCGCATGGAAACCGGCATCGGCGTCGGTGCGAACTGGTTAGAGGCGCATTGA
- a CDS encoding SusD/RagB family nutrient-binding outer membrane lipoprotein, with protein MKKLIPIYLIAALTLSAGSCTNDFEEVNTNDNVPNNVTPDLLLAGVIRNMVNSQVNDAWGIGNIVVQHHAKIQFVNEDRYLWGQQNGIWDNVYGNMRNVKNILDQVGTDDANGYKGIALILKSWMFALATDAYGDIPYTEATKGKTDGVYLPKYDTQESVYAGILADLSTANNILAASSTAVSGDILFGGGTGSLIKWRKLANSLRLRYLMRISKQKDVKAEMQAILADPAKNPIFEGNQDNAELKYLAAAPNQWALYGARVGSFDEFRVSKTLSDRLTALKDPRLTVFGRPSQSSVTAGKPVIEGVPNGLGDVPALNYNGGPQGVSRIGYTFACLVCNDPGQAPPDPAAPRGILMNYSELQFTLAEAREKGLITTGTAEGYYTKGVQSNFEYWKSVVPSSYGIDVTPDASYYTQPAVAYTGTSAEKLGKIALQKWIAYYFNGLEAWFDWRRTGLPEIKPGPDNLNQNRVPVRFIYPLSEQSLNGPNREEAVKRQGTDDLNTRTWVAK; from the coding sequence ATGAAAAAGCTAATTCCGATATATCTCATTGCTGCGCTGACGTTGTCGGCAGGTTCATGTACCAACGACTTTGAGGAAGTCAATACCAACGACAACGTACCGAACAATGTGACGCCCGACCTGCTGCTTGCCGGCGTTATCCGAAACATGGTCAATAGCCAGGTGAACGACGCCTGGGGCATTGGCAACATTGTGGTGCAGCACCATGCCAAAATCCAGTTCGTGAACGAGGACCGCTACCTCTGGGGACAGCAGAACGGCATTTGGGACAATGTGTACGGCAATATGCGTAATGTCAAAAACATCCTCGACCAGGTGGGCACCGACGATGCCAACGGCTACAAAGGCATCGCGCTGATCCTCAAATCATGGATGTTTGCACTGGCGACCGACGCTTATGGCGACATTCCATACACCGAAGCGACCAAAGGCAAAACCGACGGCGTTTACCTGCCCAAATACGACACCCAGGAAAGCGTGTACGCAGGCATTTTAGCCGACCTTAGCACGGCTAACAACATCCTCGCTGCAAGCTCGACAGCGGTTTCCGGCGACATCCTTTTCGGTGGCGGCACAGGCTCGCTGATCAAATGGCGCAAACTGGCCAACTCGCTGCGGTTGCGTTATTTAATGCGTATTTCAAAGCAAAAGGATGTGAAAGCAGAAATGCAGGCTATCCTTGCCGATCCCGCTAAAAACCCCATTTTCGAAGGTAATCAGGACAATGCCGAATTGAAATACCTGGCGGCAGCCCCTAACCAATGGGCGCTATACGGCGCACGCGTGGGCTCGTTCGACGAATTCCGCGTGAGCAAAACCCTCAGCGACCGCCTCACGGCATTGAAAGATCCGCGTTTGACGGTTTTTGGTCGTCCTTCACAATCGTCGGTGACGGCCGGTAAGCCGGTGATCGAAGGTGTGCCCAATGGCCTTGGAGATGTGCCTGCATTGAACTACAACGGCGGTCCGCAGGGCGTGTCGCGCATAGGTTACACGTTTGCGTGCCTGGTTTGCAACGATCCCGGCCAGGCACCGCCGGACCCTGCTGCGCCGCGCGGTATCCTGATGAACTATTCCGAATTGCAGTTCACCCTCGCCGAAGCGCGCGAGAAAGGCCTGATCACCACCGGAACAGCAGAAGGTTATTATACCAAAGGCGTTCAGAGCAATTTCGAATACTGGAAAAGCGTCGTGCCTTCGTCGTACGGCATTGATGTAACACCCGACGCATCGTACTACACGCAGCCGGCCGTTGCCTACACCGGTACAAGCGCCGAAAAACTCGGCAAAATTGCGCTGCAAAAGTGGATCGCGTACTATTTCAACGGTCTGGAAGCATGGTTCGACTGGCGCCGCACCGGCCTGCCGGAGATCAAACCCGGCCCCGACAACCTGAACCAGAACCGCGTGCCGGTACGCTTCATTTATCCGCTCTCCGAACAATCCCTCAACGGCCCCAACCGCGAAGAGGCCGTAAAACGCCAGGGAACCGATGATTTGAACACCCGGACCTGGGTGGCGAAATAA
- a CDS encoding SusC/RagA family TonB-linked outer membrane protein, producing the protein MIKKFYLCFRLSIFRRSAYTGLMLTGLLYCHAGVAQSVVTGQVISDDDKAPLAGVSVIEKGTNNGTVTDSNGKYQISVKGASAVLTFSFLGYVSHEVTVGGRAVADVTLFADSKQLSEVVVTALGIKKDVRKLGYAVQELKGESIVTARETNIVNQLAGKVAGVTVVGSPSGIGGSARVTIRGERSVDLNKNQPLYVIDGVPISNSITGGSGQGNLEVDFGNGASFINPDDVETMSVLKGPAAAALYGSRAANGVILITTKSGKGNKGIGVEVNSNTTFERALKLPEYQNKYGQGNGNGGDFAFVNGGGGGLTDGTDEGWGPEFKGQSYPQYNSPRTLNGQPIPYLGGDLNAPAGSVITATPWEADVDGLKDFLQTGRTLTNNIALIGNNGQGNFRLSYTNLDQTGIVPNTDLKRNTVSLSAGYNLTKKFSAKTFVSYVKGASGNRPSISYGTESIMYLFNCWLPRSVKVSDMKRLWMNGLEDQRQFSWNYNYHDNPYLTVFENTNSQDVNRIIGNVILKYDFTDWLSLQVRTATDWGNERREYRRGFSTQRFPFGQYREVKINTEERNSDFLLSFNKDVSKDINISATFGGNQNRQSSIYDEENAGQLNLPGIYNLTNSRIQLVASQSKVGKRINSLYGSASVSFRNYLFLDVTARNDWSSALTLPTALKAFGTENNSYFYPSVALSAVVSDMVKLPEVMSFAKLRASFAQVGNDTDPFTFTQAYNPSTPYGSSQIYGETDRLANLNLKPEISTAYELGADLRFFKNRVGLDFTFYQSKTKNQILQIPLSQTTGYNGRFFNAGEIKNWGFETMLNVTPVEINDFKWNIGVNFSANRSKVLELSDGITNFVMASKGVSIEARVGERMGDMYGIAFARVQNTNPSAPYYDATGQNVGQIVYKDGRPVPTTNVQKMGNYNPDWLAGISNQFNYKNLKLSFLFDVRHGGKLYSHTQTVGREGGIIKETLEGRADGYDLSKPGNGVIGDGVVQNADGSYSKNEVKLTARAWHTAYTGGRNIAEGVMYDASFVKLREVQLGYSIPNRLLGRSPIKNITVSFVGRNLALWSKVPHVDPETMAYNGGTALPGIEYMSIPSSRSYGFNVSFKL; encoded by the coding sequence ATGATCAAAAAATTTTACTTATGCTTCCGGCTGAGTATTTTCAGAAGAAGCGCGTACACGGGGCTCATGCTCACGGGGCTGCTCTACTGCCACGCGGGTGTGGCGCAGTCGGTGGTTACCGGGCAGGTGATCTCCGACGATGACAAAGCGCCCCTCGCAGGCGTGAGCGTTATCGAAAAAGGCACCAACAACGGTACCGTAACCGATTCGAACGGAAAGTACCAGATCTCGGTGAAAGGCGCCAGCGCGGTGCTGACGTTCTCATTCCTGGGTTACGTTTCACACGAAGTGACGGTAGGCGGCCGGGCGGTGGCCGATGTGACGCTGTTTGCGGATTCGAAACAGCTCTCGGAAGTGGTCGTAACCGCGCTGGGTATTAAAAAGGACGTCCGTAAGCTCGGCTACGCGGTGCAGGAGCTGAAAGGCGAGAGCATTGTAACGGCGCGCGAGACGAACATTGTGAACCAGCTGGCCGGAAAAGTGGCCGGGGTGACGGTTGTGGGCAGCCCGTCGGGGATCGGCGGTTCGGCGCGGGTGACGATCCGCGGCGAGCGTTCGGTGGATTTGAACAAAAACCAGCCATTGTACGTGATCGACGGGGTGCCGATCAGCAACTCGATCACCGGCGGGTCGGGCCAGGGCAACCTGGAAGTCGATTTCGGGAATGGCGCTAGCTTCATCAACCCCGACGATGTGGAAACAATGAGTGTGCTCAAAGGACCTGCCGCAGCGGCTTTGTATGGTTCGAGAGCGGCCAACGGGGTGATCCTCATCACCACCAAATCCGGCAAGGGCAACAAGGGCATCGGCGTGGAGGTTAACAGCAATACAACCTTCGAACGCGCATTAAAACTCCCTGAATATCAAAACAAATACGGCCAGGGCAACGGTAACGGCGGCGATTTCGCATTCGTGAATGGCGGAGGCGGTGGCCTAACTGACGGTACCGACGAAGGCTGGGGGCCGGAATTTAAAGGACAAAGCTACCCGCAATACAACTCACCACGCACACTGAACGGACAGCCGATCCCATACCTCGGCGGCGACCTCAATGCCCCCGCAGGCAGCGTGATTACCGCTACGCCGTGGGAAGCGGATGTCGACGGATTGAAAGACTTCCTCCAAACCGGCCGCACGCTCACGAATAACATCGCATTGATCGGCAACAACGGCCAGGGTAATTTCCGCCTGTCGTATACAAATCTGGACCAGACAGGGATCGTGCCGAACACCGATCTGAAACGCAATACCGTCTCATTGAGTGCGGGTTACAACCTTACCAAGAAGTTTTCGGCCAAGACTTTCGTGAGTTACGTGAAGGGCGCGAGCGGTAACCGGCCGTCCATCAGCTATGGTACCGAGAGCATTATGTACCTCTTCAACTGCTGGCTGCCGCGGTCGGTGAAGGTTTCGGATATGAAACGTTTATGGATGAACGGACTGGAAGACCAGCGCCAGTTCAGCTGGAACTACAACTACCACGATAACCCTTATCTGACGGTTTTTGAAAACACCAACAGTCAGGACGTGAACCGCATCATCGGCAATGTGATCCTGAAATACGATTTTACCGACTGGCTGAGCCTGCAAGTGCGCACGGCCACCGACTGGGGCAACGAGCGCCGCGAATATCGCCGTGGGTTCAGCACCCAGCGCTTCCCGTTCGGGCAGTACCGCGAGGTGAAGATCAACACCGAAGAGCGCAACTCCGATTTCCTGCTGTCGTTCAACAAGGATGTGAGCAAGGACATCAATATTTCGGCTACATTCGGTGGTAACCAGAACCGTCAAAGCTCGATTTACGACGAAGAAAATGCGGGCCAGCTCAACCTGCCGGGCATTTATAACCTTACCAACTCGCGCATTCAGCTGGTAGCGTCACAGAGCAAAGTCGGCAAGCGCATCAACAGCTTGTATGGATCGGCATCGGTTTCTTTCCGCAATTATTTGTTCCTCGACGTTACCGCACGCAACGACTGGAGCAGCGCATTGACGCTCCCCACAGCCCTGAAAGCGTTCGGTACCGAAAACAACTCTTACTTCTATCCATCGGTAGCATTAAGCGCCGTAGTGAGCGATATGGTGAAACTTCCGGAGGTAATGTCCTTTGCCAAGCTGCGCGCCAGCTTCGCCCAGGTGGGTAATGATACCGATCCTTTCACGTTCACCCAGGCCTACAATCCCAGCACGCCTTACGGCAGCTCGCAGATCTACGGCGAAACAGACCGTTTGGCTAACCTGAACCTGAAACCGGAGATCAGTACGGCTTACGAACTGGGCGCCGACCTGCGTTTTTTCAAAAACCGCGTGGGATTGGATTTTACATTCTATCAAAGCAAAACCAAAAATCAGATCCTTCAAATCCCGCTTTCGCAGACGACAGGGTATAATGGCCGTTTCTTCAATGCAGGTGAGATCAAAAACTGGGGATTTGAAACCATGCTGAATGTAACCCCGGTGGAAATCAATGATTTCAAATGGAATATCGGCGTAAACTTCTCGGCCAACCGCAGCAAGGTGCTCGAACTGTCCGACGGCATCACCAACTTCGTAATGGCCAGCAAGGGTGTCAGCATAGAGGCGCGCGTAGGCGAGCGGATGGGCGATATGTATGGGATCGCGTTCGCACGTGTGCAGAACACAAACCCTTCGGCGCCATATTACGATGCTACGGGCCAGAATGTGGGCCAGATCGTTTACAAAGACGGTCGTCCGGTGCCTACCACCAATGTTCAGAAAATGGGTAACTACAATCCCGACTGGCTGGCAGGTATTTCCAATCAGTTCAATTACAAGAATTTGAAACTGAGCTTTTTGTTTGATGTGCGTCATGGAGGAAAGCTGTATTCTCATACACAAACCGTTGGTCGTGAAGGTGGTATCATCAAAGAAACCCTCGAAGGACGTGCAGACGGCTACGACCTGAGCAAACCGGGCAATGGGGTGATCGGCGACGGCGTGGTGCAGAATGCAGACGGTTCTTACAGCAAAAATGAAGTGAAACTGACCGCCCGCGCATGGCATACCGCCTACACCGGCGGCCGTAACATTGCCGAAGGGGTGATGTACGACGCGTCTTTCGTGAAACTCCGCGAAGTACAGCTGGGCTACTCGATCCCGAACCGCCTGCTGGGCCGCTCGCCGATCAAGAACATCACTGTTTCGTTCGTGGGACGTAACCTTGCATTGTGGTCGAAAGTGCCGCACGTGGACCCAGAAACAATGGCTTACAACGGCGGAACTGCATTGCCGGGTATCGAATACATGTCGATCCCTTCCAGCCGCAGCTATGGTTTCAATGTGAGTTTCAAACTGTAA